In a genomic window of Thermoproteus tenax Kra 1:
- a CDS encoding DUF4397 domain-containing protein has translation MHNPKTRVLLLMAIGLILIATMAHAGSQAGGAASIPTAPITYNITWQINTECPQCTHPWAVTQPSWQWAAGRTFTLVIRNLNGTSPYGQNQFMVNSTANATGFVSFQIQASPQTANTNATWDAALLVVWHNNYFLLYEASLKGTLADLIGNLTGHYYTILPNGTVLNYYYFYHGNASGTPFPTRGNVQASVVNSTWGTITQLNGAANYANFTSSVLHQFFLGVGTAGQSYNLTLTETLTINGMTVYTWLYKPSSSLSTSSITVFGPITYLGTYVPSLGTYSQTVSSMLSPSSVQYSFTVTLWLYNPQTGGYVSQPLIQSTNGINATANYVIQTLNYTTGIYSSTAPAVNASCQQLVIWPLPLSTLTITGVYDIKGNPVLSPEYLTFKVQENIGGYPLTISQQQGGWKTDITDLRFGFLHTLCGGTISSFSDLVNCFNTLTHSKLVNAVFSIYKPVTLAWISGVLQLTGTSATISSVNLSPRLVVEYSYQAVQWTTQQPQPTSGYIDAVVMQAPLNATSPVSARANITVSLLPVQIPLWFRNNVTLPNGQPFNNPALAQGLTFVLQGTTAQLSETGQYAVVADIWASGATGTNQLNTLYLWALPPYEYVPITPGVYADLLTVFNASGYLPLPTLNAIFTGSGFKYLTLTQAVGLSSLFQQYGLSVGTSQYSYAFRIYANNILVGTANVIANYPDVYANGTMVETQSNVANALQAQYGPEVYDDAYTVQAIYYNASAGVYGLQAQKLAFYNLEHAINIAINLKTLNILLRDFCNNVPSVVNGTISLTVIYGGQNVTLPSLPVSAEVPVTLPVAVDIWGAPQATTATAYVTLNYFGYKLYGATSNSAIPTAPQPIQIYLSNAPYFKPIVYLPISPATFQVMAAVWTENDSPSQVQEVYLGPQYPLAGFTVVPISTVTGWRMGESISNASGYAFFDELPLGVPIRMVVRTIIPSVDMVWPYTAAQTMYGNSYADYATWLGFSPNTYVYTLGTRGPIDAGLVVNNTVITLTKWCAGPQTFEAQVYNPVIRVFDKTGQHLLTSQYVVPGPYPGAAHPILANVTLVIADEHGPYIHASYWKNVTQFDYYVLTDFRLVGMTGMQSLFKNVAAQYLSLAQQYAHCVPSTVSGNVSDVANALAYAAMASWLANSSTDLYSAVFTLYSAQPKTNAISVCNMTPATVGTYDIAHLFLPGMRLHVRVWYMGYLVYDGYVTLNKPTVDINADVIPVNVTAFTKDLRLPVNSYVGFTLADAYFGVAFNSTFGYYSGAPGYNGSILNATYGKTKAIDVVKSLLAPYGFEYLPLNYTLVSTTSYGTSTMYDDKVQYNGTSRYAYYGLYEPVQSGMDFAYLPNLFLSRNLTSTLYLYTVNGTGYEHAASFDRWVEVLYPYALVRTYNVFERNAFIGLLSNGNTTAVPPFQQTPSGTYMTTFYIYMYKATNATNLLNYRTVVLYLPWGSGTSAIVNVTATDTATGASYTASYNLSKYSNLSQNLLEYPINIRNIALNVAPGYSRDLIEFTVSVAYTSGPTAMYYSTPWANLTTEVQLTAKYMNVTIGVANGASATEYFVVNITNFGNYSKYGGFGAPITYVVPSGSLAFLPAYPSGSSAAGSYIARVWIIAAGSKEALCTTGPAVLGPLTDAKGANVVGYDFFGSKYLVVNYLPVSNATTQPTVPIWTSTNLDEFYDGSGQIAGLGFPIGATSSFAIAYSTGLPVWNVTALYALGQTSIKLPTTALDWLHIYNNASFPILVSSVTVSCLSGSYTIPLSGEGYVKTYTTQTQLVAATCGLQTITVSSATGQTITVPKSCYVYVPPYADAMVALADYGFGLSYAINASGIWALDVYRQPYNYSVTAYYGGVYNLTQHFLNDIPIQAARSLSSVTKQELGQAYQLAKNATQQLGLLIKIFNLQPLSSASYQENVLYASHGSENISGWWYIFNVTRYNGDKQLVNESTAMTWYSLVTNSSDYYFNYYFYYPELPLKFVLDWNARPLANQTVVLYDRRTHEVFAVIYTTNNGELAYDLPDISFNGYTPDVYVSWFDGYLLYKLTGNPAYVTWIYQQDVANDVYQLGNATTSAQIRTYVYPATITVNGPNGQPLANVYVRVYDDATKGAMFYFYGMTSSAGSATIYDALVSSYPAGFLSQLPSTNFDYDVLYPYSSSTAAAPASSQIWVPVATGTFSIQRGATVPSSGYSIVSQVTMATQIPLSQPIGVSGYFVMETPSGNVTIPFKTATISGTNYLVASQPIPTSVSYPLEMVITSVSINGVPITLAKPFTAMLTTTSLPSSLDLASLGLVAPVTVQAVDGFGKVRSDWPIAIAINGQTVATGSGTVTAYLPLSEYAGTYNVTVETTVKTPSGATVVNTTTLSVAGPTTYTVAVPSGAISASVVDAFGTALTSSPIQIANVAAGTGSVTAEVLAGTYTVSAQAYGYTWSKTVAVSRGQIASVQIVVPTAKISASVVDQAKGTTGAWPIEIVGPSGIVASGTGTVEATVLAQTPDGTPIQYNVVATTPFGAYSTGSFAPAAGQVTTKTITVPTAILQISAVDDNGYPINSLVSQVDIYYANGTLFKSFSTAPVEVEVLGGQQYTIKVTAQQGHVGTASITPAAGQTVALRVTVPGTAGIQIGGVRVPIPELVLWIVLIIVIVIIVAILLMEYSNWRRRRLMQILAPPK, from the coding sequence ATGCATAACCCCAAGACAAGAGTACTCCTACTAATGGCGATAGGGTTGATACTAATAGCAACAATGGCCCACGCCGGGTCCCAGGCGGGGGGCGCCGCCTCCATACCCACGGCCCCCATAACTTACAATATAACCTGGCAGATAAACACCGAGTGCCCCCAGTGTACCCATCCCTGGGCTGTAACACAGCCATCGTGGCAGTGGGCCGCCGGTAGGACGTTCACTCTGGTGATCAGGAACTTGAACGGCACATCGCCCTACGGCCAGAACCAATTCATGGTCAACAGCACAGCCAACGCCACCGGCTTTGTCTCGTTCCAGATCCAAGCCTCTCCGCAGACCGCCAATACCAACGCCACGTGGGACGCCGCGCTCCTCGTCGTATGGCACAACAACTACTTCCTGCTCTATGAGGCGTCCCTTAAGGGCACTCTGGCGGACCTAATAGGCAATCTGACGGGCCACTACTACACAATACTCCCCAACGGGACTGTGCTCAACTATTATTACTTCTACCACGGCAACGCGTCCGGAACGCCGTTTCCAACAAGAGGCAATGTCCAGGCCAGTGTGGTTAACAGCACTTGGGGCACTATTACACAGCTGAACGGCGCAGCGAACTACGCCAACTTCACAAGCTCAGTGCTCCACCAGTTCTTCCTCGGCGTGGGCACCGCCGGCCAGTCGTACAACCTAACGCTGACGGAGACTCTAACGATAAACGGCATGACCGTATACACATGGCTCTACAAGCCGTCGTCCTCGCTGTCTACTTCAAGCATTACGGTGTTCGGGCCTATAACTTACCTCGGCACATACGTCCCCTCGTTGGGAACATACAGCCAGACCGTCTCAAGCATGTTGTCTCCGTCAAGCGTACAATACAGCTTCACAGTTACTCTATGGCTCTACAACCCGCAGACAGGAGGGTATGTCTCTCAGCCTTTGATACAGAGCACTAACGGTATAAACGCAACTGCCAACTACGTCATACAGACGTTAAACTACACCACTGGGATTTACTCATCCACAGCACCGGCCGTCAACGCATCGTGCCAACAGTTGGTTATATGGCCTTTACCTCTGAGCACACTGACGATCACAGGCGTTTACGATATAAAGGGCAACCCTGTGCTCAGCCCAGAGTATCTCACGTTCAAAGTCCAGGAGAACATAGGAGGATATCCGTTGACCATCTCACAGCAGCAAGGCGGTTGGAAGACGGACATAACTGACCTGAGGTTCGGTTTCCTCCACACGCTGTGCGGCGGCACTATCTCCAGTTTCAGCGACCTGGTCAACTGTTTCAATACGCTGACGCACTCCAAGCTTGTCAATGCCGTATTCAGCATATATAAGCCCGTCACGCTCGCATGGATAAGCGGAGTTCTACAGCTGACTGGCACCAGCGCGACCATCTCCTCGGTCAACCTATCGCCGAGACTTGTGGTGGAGTACTCATATCAAGCTGTCCAATGGACAACGCAACAGCCGCAGCCCACCAGCGGCTACATCGATGCGGTTGTAATGCAGGCGCCGCTCAATGCTACATCTCCGGTATCTGCCAGAGCCAACATCACGGTATCGTTGCTGCCGGTCCAGATACCGTTGTGGTTCCGCAATAACGTAACGTTGCCCAACGGTCAGCCGTTCAATAATCCGGCCCTAGCTCAAGGCCTTACCTTCGTGTTGCAGGGCACGACGGCTCAATTGAGCGAGACCGGCCAATACGCCGTAGTCGCCGACATATGGGCCAGCGGCGCCACCGGCACCAACCAGCTGAACACCTTGTATCTATGGGCTCTCCCGCCCTATGAGTATGTCCCCATCACTCCTGGAGTCTACGCTGACTTATTAACGGTCTTTAATGCCAGCGGTTATCTGCCTCTCCCGACATTGAATGCGATATTCACCGGTTCTGGCTTCAAGTACCTCACCCTAACTCAAGCAGTAGGCCTAAGCAGCTTGTTCCAGCAATACGGCCTCTCTGTTGGAACCAGCCAGTATAGCTATGCGTTCAGAATTTACGCAAACAACATACTTGTCGGAACTGCGAACGTCATCGCCAATTATCCTGATGTGTACGCCAACGGCACTATGGTCGAGACGCAGAGCAACGTCGCCAACGCGTTACAGGCCCAGTATGGGCCCGAGGTCTACGATGATGCCTACACGGTCCAGGCCATATACTACAACGCATCGGCTGGCGTCTACGGCCTCCAAGCTCAGAAGCTTGCCTTCTACAACTTGGAGCACGCCATTAACATAGCCATCAACCTCAAGACCCTCAATATATTGCTCCGCGACTTCTGCAATAATGTACCATCCGTGGTCAACGGCACCATCAGTCTGACGGTGATATACGGCGGGCAGAACGTCACACTGCCCTCGTTGCCTGTATCGGCGGAGGTGCCTGTGACCCTTCCGGTGGCCGTAGACATATGGGGCGCTCCTCAAGCTACGACGGCAACCGCCTACGTAACGCTGAACTACTTCGGCTATAAGCTGTACGGCGCTACTAGCAACTCGGCGATACCGACTGCTCCGCAGCCCATCCAGATCTATCTATCCAATGCGCCGTACTTCAAGCCTATAGTGTATCTGCCGATCTCCCCAGCCACCTTCCAAGTGATGGCAGCCGTCTGGACCGAGAACGATTCGCCGAGCCAAGTACAAGAGGTCTATTTAGGCCCGCAGTACCCGTTGGCCGGCTTCACCGTAGTGCCGATCAGCACCGTAACTGGGTGGAGGATGGGCGAGTCCATAAGCAACGCCTCTGGCTACGCCTTCTTCGACGAGCTACCGCTCGGCGTGCCTATCAGAATGGTCGTGCGCACCATTATACCCTCCGTTGACATGGTCTGGCCCTACACAGCCGCCCAGACAATGTACGGCAACTCATACGCCGACTACGCCACATGGTTGGGCTTCAGCCCCAACACCTACGTCTACACGTTGGGCACCAGAGGGCCCATTGACGCCGGCTTGGTCGTAAACAATACAGTCATAACGCTGACTAAGTGGTGCGCCGGGCCGCAGACGTTTGAGGCGCAGGTGTACAACCCCGTTATTAGAGTGTTCGACAAGACAGGCCAGCACTTGTTGACCAGCCAGTACGTCGTCCCCGGTCCATATCCCGGCGCCGCCCATCCGATATTGGCCAATGTGACGTTGGTAATAGCCGATGAACACGGTCCCTATATCCACGCCTCATACTGGAAGAACGTCACCCAGTTCGACTACTACGTGTTGACAGACTTCAGACTCGTTGGCATGACGGGCATGCAGTCGCTGTTCAAGAACGTAGCGGCCCAATACCTGTCCTTGGCTCAACAGTACGCCCACTGTGTGCCGTCTACAGTCAGTGGGAATGTATCAGACGTAGCCAATGCGCTGGCCTACGCCGCAATGGCCAGCTGGCTCGCCAACTCCTCCACCGATCTGTACTCGGCCGTCTTCACGCTGTATTCCGCTCAGCCTAAGACCAATGCGATCTCCGTCTGCAACATGACTCCGGCCACCGTCGGCACATACGACATAGCCCACTTGTTCCTGCCCGGGATGCGCCTACACGTGCGCGTCTGGTACATGGGCTATCTAGTATATGACGGATACGTCACACTCAATAAGCCCACTGTGGATATCAACGCTGATGTGATACCTGTCAATGTAACGGCCTTCACCAAGGACTTGAGGCTGCCGGTCAACTCCTACGTGGGCTTCACGTTGGCCGACGCATACTTCGGCGTTGCGTTCAACAGTACCTTTGGCTACTACTCCGGAGCCCCCGGCTACAACGGCTCAATATTGAACGCGACCTATGGTAAGACCAAGGCCATTGACGTAGTCAAGAGCCTTCTTGCGCCCTATGGCTTCGAGTATCTGCCGCTAAACTATACTTTAGTAAGTACCACCTCTTATGGCACTTCGACGATGTACGATGATAAGGTGCAGTACAACGGCACGTCTAGATATGCCTACTACGGCCTCTACGAGCCTGTGCAGAGCGGCATGGACTTCGCCTATCTGCCCAACTTATTCCTCTCGAGAAACTTGACGTCGACGCTCTACCTCTACACTGTGAACGGCACCGGCTATGAGCACGCGGCCAGCTTCGACAGATGGGTGGAGGTACTCTATCCTTATGCGCTGGTACGCACCTATAATGTATTTGAGCGCAACGCCTTCATAGGGCTGTTGTCTAACGGCAACACTACGGCGGTGCCTCCGTTCCAGCAGACCCCGAGCGGGACGTATATGACCACATTCTATATCTACATGTACAAGGCGACCAACGCGACCAACCTCTTGAACTACAGGACTGTAGTTCTGTATCTGCCTTGGGGCAGCGGCACCAGCGCCATTGTTAATGTTACTGCGACGGACACAGCCACTGGCGCCAGCTACACCGCCTCTTACAACTTGTCGAAGTACAGCAACTTGAGCCAGAACTTGTTGGAGTACCCGATCAACATACGCAATATAGCGCTGAACGTTGCGCCCGGCTACAGCAGAGACCTCATCGAGTTTACCGTCAGTGTGGCCTACACCAGCGGGCCCACTGCCATGTACTACTCCACGCCTTGGGCGAACCTAACGACTGAGGTCCAGCTCACCGCTAAATACATGAACGTCACTATCGGCGTTGCGAACGGCGCTAGTGCAACCGAGTACTTCGTCGTGAACATAACTAACTTCGGCAACTACAGCAAGTACGGCGGCTTCGGCGCCCCCATCACCTATGTAGTGCCCTCCGGCTCTCTGGCGTTCCTGCCCGCCTACCCGAGCGGCTCCTCCGCCGCTGGCTCCTACATCGCCAGAGTGTGGATAATCGCCGCCGGCTCTAAGGAGGCTCTGTGCACCACTGGACCTGCTGTGCTCGGCCCGTTGACTGACGCCAAGGGAGCCAACGTGGTGGGCTACGACTTCTTCGGCTCCAAGTATCTGGTGGTCAACTACCTGCCTGTGTCCAATGCAACAACCCAGCCCACTGTCCCGATATGGACGAGCACTAATCTCGACGAGTTCTATGACGGTAGCGGCCAGATCGCCGGCTTGGGCTTCCCGATCGGCGCCACTAGCTCCTTCGCGATAGCCTACTCGACGGGCCTGCCCGTCTGGAACGTGACGGCGCTCTACGCACTTGGCCAGACCTCTATCAAGCTGCCCACAACCGCCCTCGACTGGCTACACATCTACAACAACGCCTCGTTCCCGATATTGGTATCCAGCGTGACCGTGAGCTGTCTCTCCGGTAGCTACACCATACCGCTGTCCGGCGAAGGATATGTGAAGACCTACACAACTCAGACTCAGCTTGTCGCTGCCACCTGTGGTCTACAGACTATCACTGTGTCGTCGGCCACTGGGCAGACAATCACGGTGCCCAAGTCGTGCTACGTCTACGTGCCTCCGTATGCTGACGCTATGGTCGCTCTGGCCGACTACGGTTTCGGCCTATCCTATGCCATCAATGCCAGCGGCATCTGGGCTCTCGACGTCTATAGGCAGCCCTACAACTACTCAGTGACCGCCTACTACGGCGGAGTGTACAACTTGACTCAGCACTTCCTGAACGACATACCCATACAAGCCGCAAGGTCGCTGTCAAGTGTAACTAAGCAGGAGCTGGGCCAGGCTTACCAGCTTGCCAAGAACGCGACGCAACAGCTTGGCTTGTTGATCAAGATATTCAACTTACAGCCGCTGAGCTCTGCCTCATACCAGGAGAATGTGTTATATGCCAGCCACGGCAGTGAGAACATCTCCGGTTGGTGGTACATATTCAATGTCACCAGGTATAACGGTGATAAGCAGCTGGTGAACGAAAGCACGGCGATGACTTGGTACTCGCTTGTGACCAACTCGAGCGACTACTACTTCAACTACTACTTCTACTACCCCGAGCTGCCGCTCAAGTTCGTGTTGGACTGGAACGCCAGGCCTCTGGCCAACCAGACTGTTGTATTGTACGACAGACGTACCCACGAGGTCTTCGCTGTGATCTACACAACCAATAACGGAGAGCTGGCGTACGACTTGCCCGATATAAGCTTCAATGGCTATACGCCTGATGTCTATGTGAGCTGGTTCGATGGATACTTGCTGTACAAGCTGACCGGCAATCCGGCCTACGTGACTTGGATATACCAACAGGACGTTGCCAACGATGTATATCAGTTGGGTAATGCTACGACCTCGGCGCAGATAAGGACCTATGTGTATCCCGCCACGATTACAGTTAACGGCCCCAACGGCCAGCCGCTGGCGAACGTGTACGTGAGAGTCTACGACGATGCTACTAAGGGCGCCATGTTCTACTTCTACGGCATGACCTCGAGCGCAGGCTCGGCAACTATATACGACGCACTGGTGTCGAGCTATCCGGCAGGCTTCCTATCGCAGCTGCCGTCCACAAACTTTGACTACGACGTGCTATATCCGTACAGCTCCAGCACCGCCGCCGCCCCCGCATCATCGCAGATATGGGTGCCTGTGGCCACCGGCACCTTCTCAATACAGCGTGGCGCCACGGTCCCGAGCAGCGGTTACTCCATAGTCTCGCAGGTAACGATGGCTACGCAGATCCCGCTGTCGCAGCCCATCGGAGTCTCCGGCTACTTCGTGATGGAAACTCCAAGCGGCAACGTGACTATACCCTTCAAGACGGCCACTATATCCGGCACTAACTACTTGGTGGCCTCTCAGCCTATACCCACCAGCGTGAGCTATCCGCTCGAGATGGTGATAACTTCTGTGTCTATAAACGGCGTACCCATTACGTTGGCTAAGCCGTTCACAGCTATGTTGACTACTACGTCGTTGCCCAGCTCGCTCGATCTGGCCTCCTTGGGCCTTGTGGCGCCTGTCACCGTCCAAGCCGTGGACGGCTTCGGCAAAGTGAGGAGCGACTGGCCTATCGCTATAGCGATCAACGGCCAGACTGTGGCCACCGGCAGCGGGACTGTGACTGCCTATCTGCCTCTGAGCGAGTATGCCGGCACTTACAACGTAACAGTGGAGACCACCGTCAAGACTCCGAGCGGCGCCACCGTTGTCAACACCACCACTTTGAGCGTCGCCGGGCCCACTACCTATACCGTCGCTGTGCCCTCCGGCGCCATCTCGGCCTCGGTGGTGGACGCCTTCGGCACAGCATTGACCAGCTCGCCCATACAGATAGCCAATGTGGCCGCGGGCACAGGCTCTGTAACTGCTGAGGTGTTGGCGGGCACGTACACTGTCTCGGCTCAGGCCTACGGCTACACTTGGAGCAAGACTGTCGCTGTGAGCCGCGGCCAGATCGCATCTGTTCAGATAGTGGTGCCGACCGCCAAGATATCCGCCTCCGTCGTTGATCAAGCTAAGGGCACCACCGGCGCTTGGCCCATCGAGATAGTCGGCCCCAGCGGCATAGTGGCCTCAGGAACCGGCACTGTAGAGGCCACGGTGCTTGCGCAGACCCCCGACGGCACGCCCATACAGTATAACGTAGTTGCGACTACGCCCTTCGGCGCCTACTCCACCGGCTCATTCGCCCCCGCCGCCGGCCAAGTGACCACTAAGACTATCACTGTGCCGACCGCTATTCTGCAGATATCGGCCGTAGACGACAACGGCTATCCGATAAACAGCCTGGTATCGCAGGTAGACATATACTACGCCAACGGCACATTGTTCAAGAGCTTCTCCACCGCCCCCGTTGAGGTGGAGGTGCTGGGAGGACAGCAGTACACCATCAAGGTGACTGCACAGCAGGGCCACGTAGGCACTGCCAGCATAACTCCGGCCGCTGGTCAGACTGTCGCGCTGCGTGTCACTGTGCCTGGCACAGCCGGTATCCAGATAGGCGGCGTGAGAGTGCCAATACCCGAGCTAGTGCTGTGGATCGTGCTGATAATCGTCATTGTGATAATTGTGGCCATATTACTCATGGAGTACAGCAACTGGAGGAGAAGGCGCCTGATGCAGATTTTGGCTCCGCCGAAGTAG
- the eno gene encoding phosphopyruvate hydratase, whose product MDTTIEELLARRILTGRGDQTIEVEVYTADGFGKAAAPAGASKGKHEVAFLPEGGIDAALSAFERLVSPELAGVDAAEQYAVDGKLEEVDGTGRFERIGGAVAIAVSMAAARAAANTLGIPLFRHLGGAPARTLPLPLGNAIGGGKHSRGLGPDLQEFLVIPLNPPDIATAVLANLEVHKRALKYIVKADPHFTGGKNDEGAWTPRISAETALKILKESAAEVSKEIGVEIGLGVDAAASSLWNGSKYVYQNEGKERGPREQLEYMARLLDEFGLVYLEDPFHEDDFQSFAELTSRFKDRLIVGDDLYVTNAARIERGGREGATTAALIKPDQTGTLTRAHEAVKTARRYGMRIVVSHRSGDTEYDTLAHIAVAFGAEVIKTGIVGGERTAKLNELIRIGDYLGKWGRISSL is encoded by the coding sequence ATGGACACAACTATCGAGGAGCTCCTGGCCCGGAGGATTCTAACGGGCAGGGGGGATCAGACAATAGAGGTCGAGGTCTACACCGCCGACGGCTTCGGCAAGGCGGCCGCTCCCGCGGGCGCCTCTAAGGGAAAACATGAGGTGGCCTTTCTGCCGGAGGGCGGCATAGACGCGGCCCTCTCGGCCTTCGAGAGACTGGTGTCGCCCGAGCTCGCGGGCGTCGACGCAGCAGAACAGTATGCAGTGGACGGAAAACTTGAGGAGGTGGACGGCACTGGGCGTTTCGAGAGGATAGGCGGGGCCGTGGCCATAGCCGTCTCCATGGCCGCCGCTAGAGCAGCGGCCAACACGCTTGGGATACCCCTCTTCAGACATCTGGGCGGAGCGCCGGCCAGAACGTTGCCCCTACCTCTCGGCAACGCCATAGGCGGCGGCAAGCACAGCAGAGGCCTGGGCCCCGACCTACAAGAGTTCCTAGTGATACCGTTGAACCCGCCCGATATAGCGACAGCGGTTCTGGCAAACTTAGAGGTCCACAAGAGGGCCCTTAAGTACATAGTCAAGGCGGATCCCCACTTCACTGGAGGGAAGAACGACGAAGGCGCCTGGACGCCGAGGATATCGGCTGAGACGGCTCTGAAGATTCTGAAGGAGTCGGCGGCTGAGGTCTCCAAGGAGATAGGCGTCGAGATAGGCTTGGGCGTGGACGCAGCGGCGTCCAGCCTCTGGAACGGCTCCAAATATGTATATCAGAACGAAGGGAAGGAGAGAGGCCCAAGAGAGCAGCTGGAGTATATGGCTAGGCTTTTGGACGAGTTCGGGCTTGTCTATCTGGAGGACCCCTTCCATGAGGATGACTTTCAATCTTTCGCCGAGCTGACGTCACGCTTCAAGGACAGACTCATAGTGGGAGACGACCTCTATGTGACGAACGCGGCCAGAATAGAGCGTGGAGGCAGAGAGGGGGCGACTACAGCAGCCCTGATAAAGCCGGACCAGACGGGGACGCTCACGAGGGCCCACGAGGCGGTCAAGACTGCTAGGAGGTACGGAATGAGGATCGTGGTGTCGCACCGCTCCGGCGATACTGAATACGACACTCTGGCGCACATAGCTGTAGCCTTCGGGGCCGAGGTCATAAAGACCGGCATAGTGGGAGGCGAGAGGACGGCCAAGCTGAACGAGCTAATACGCATAGGCGATTATCTGGGCAAGTGGGGCAGAATTTCATCTCTATGA